A genomic segment from Streptosporangium roseum DSM 43021 encodes:
- the pruA gene encoding L-glutamate gamma-semialdehyde dehydrogenase codes for MDAIFNVPVPANEPTLGYAPGSAERATLENRVKELAGAQLDLTMTIGGEQRMGGGAPIDVVQPHNHASVLGRTADATADDVRAAIDSALKAAPAWRALSFEERAAIFLKAADLLAGPYRQTLNGATILGQSKSAQQAEIDSACELIDFLRFNVAYARQLYSDQPVSSPGVWNRMEYRPLEGFVLAITPFNFTAIAGNLPSSAALMGNVVVWKPSPTQQFAAHFTMRLLEEAGLPPGVINMVTGNGTAVSEVATTHPELAGIHFTGSTPTFQHLWSTVGANIGSYRGYPRLVGETGGKDFVLAHPSADPAALTTALVRGAFEYQGQKCSAASRAYVPRSVWSLIRDDLVGTAESLTIGDVAADLSTFMGAVIDERAFAKHKAAIDRARGLDSINVLTGSYDDSTGYFVKPTILESADPTDEIFTKEYFGPILGVHVYDDADFDSVLDQMESVSPYALTGSIIAQDRYAIASASERLRFAAGNFYINDKPTGAVVGQQPFGGARASGTNDKAGSIFNLIRWVNARTIKETFVPPTDHRYPHMG; via the coding sequence ATGGATGCCATCTTCAACGTCCCGGTTCCGGCCAACGAGCCGACCCTCGGCTACGCCCCGGGCAGCGCCGAGCGCGCCACGCTCGAGAACCGCGTCAAGGAACTGGCCGGAGCCCAGCTCGACCTCACCATGACGATCGGCGGCGAGCAGCGGATGGGCGGCGGCGCCCCCATCGACGTGGTCCAGCCGCACAACCACGCCTCCGTGCTCGGCCGTACGGCTGACGCCACCGCCGACGACGTGCGGGCCGCGATCGACTCCGCGCTGAAGGCCGCTCCGGCGTGGCGTGCGCTGTCCTTCGAGGAGCGGGCCGCGATCTTCCTCAAGGCCGCCGACCTGCTCGCCGGGCCGTACCGGCAGACGCTGAACGGCGCCACGATCCTGGGCCAGTCGAAGTCCGCGCAGCAGGCGGAGATCGACTCGGCCTGCGAGCTGATCGACTTCCTGCGCTTCAACGTGGCCTACGCGCGCCAGCTCTACAGCGACCAGCCGGTGTCGTCGCCGGGTGTGTGGAACCGGATGGAGTACCGCCCGCTGGAGGGCTTCGTCCTGGCGATCACGCCGTTCAACTTCACCGCCATCGCCGGCAACCTGCCCTCGTCGGCGGCCCTGATGGGCAACGTCGTCGTCTGGAAGCCCTCCCCCACCCAGCAGTTCGCCGCGCACTTCACCATGCGCCTGCTGGAGGAGGCCGGGCTCCCGCCGGGCGTCATCAACATGGTGACCGGCAACGGCACCGCCGTCTCCGAGGTCGCGACGACCCATCCGGAGCTGGCCGGAATCCACTTCACCGGCTCCACCCCGACCTTCCAGCACCTGTGGTCCACGGTGGGCGCGAACATCGGCTCCTACCGGGGCTACCCGCGCCTGGTCGGCGAGACCGGCGGCAAGGACTTCGTGCTGGCCCACCCCTCGGCCGACCCGGCGGCGCTGACCACCGCGCTGGTCCGCGGCGCGTTCGAGTACCAGGGGCAGAAGTGCTCGGCGGCGTCCCGCGCCTACGTGCCGCGCTCGGTCTGGTCGCTCATCCGTGACGACCTCGTCGGCACCGCCGAGTCGCTGACCATCGGCGACGTGGCCGCCGACCTGTCGACCTTCATGGGCGCGGTCATCGACGAGCGGGCGTTCGCCAAGCACAAGGCCGCGATCGACCGGGCCCGCGGGCTCGACTCGATCAACGTGCTGACCGGCTCCTACGACGACTCCACCGGTTACTTCGTCAAGCCGACCATCCTGGAGTCGGCCGACCCGACCGACGAGATCTTCACCAAGGAGTACTTCGGGCCGATCCTCGGCGTGCACGTCTACGACGACGCGGACTTCGACTCGGTGCTCGACCAGATGGAGAGCGTCTCGCCGTACGCGCTGACCGGCTCGATCATCGCCCAGGACCGCTACGCGATCGCCTCGGCCTCGGAGCGGCTGCGCTTCGCGGCGGGCAACTTCTACATCAACGACAAGCCCACCGGGGCCGTCGTCGGCCAGCAGCCCTTCGGCGGCGCCCGCGCCTCGGGCACCAACGACAAGGCCGGTTCGATCTTCAACCTGATCCGCTGGGTGAACGCCCGCACGATCAAGGAGACGTTCGTCCCGCCGACCGACCACCGCTACCCGCACATGGGCTGA
- a CDS encoding proline dehydrogenase family protein yields MLGSLLLAGSRVPLVRRAVSGVPLTRKVVDRFVAGETTQDAVESVHRLTDAGLAVTIDHLGEETRDAEAAAQTADAYIVLLGALRELELGDRAEVSVKLSAVGQALGADGDKIALENAQHIAEAARGAGANVTFDMEDHTTVDSTLGILRAVREDFPSAGVALQAYLFRTEDDCRDLSHEGSRVRLVKGAYAEPASVAHQNKNEVDKAYVRCLRILMAGKGYPMVGTHDDRLISITETLADRFGRSLGEYEYQMLYGIRTDKQQALVGAGHTMRVYIPYGDDWYGYFMRRLAERPANIAFFLRALGGK; encoded by the coding sequence ATGCTCGGTTCCCTTCTTCTCGCCGGATCGCGGGTGCCGCTCGTCCGACGCGCGGTGTCCGGCGTCCCGCTGACACGCAAGGTCGTCGACCGCTTCGTCGCGGGCGAGACCACCCAGGACGCGGTCGAGTCCGTCCATCGGCTGACCGACGCCGGTCTCGCCGTCACCATCGACCATCTGGGCGAGGAGACCCGGGACGCCGAGGCCGCCGCCCAGACGGCCGACGCCTACATCGTGCTGCTCGGCGCGCTGCGCGAGCTGGAGCTCGGCGACCGCGCCGAGGTGTCGGTGAAGCTCTCCGCGGTCGGGCAGGCGCTCGGCGCCGACGGGGACAAGATCGCGCTGGAGAACGCCCAGCACATCGCCGAGGCCGCCCGGGGCGCCGGGGCGAACGTGACCTTCGACATGGAGGACCACACCACGGTCGACTCCACCCTGGGCATCCTGCGGGCGGTGCGCGAGGACTTCCCCTCCGCCGGCGTCGCCCTCCAGGCCTACCTGTTCCGCACCGAGGACGACTGCCGCGACCTGTCACACGAGGGTTCGCGGGTCCGGCTGGTCAAAGGCGCCTACGCCGAACCCGCCTCGGTGGCCCACCAGAACAAGAACGAGGTCGACAAGGCCTACGTCCGTTGCCTGCGGATCCTCATGGCGGGGAAGGGCTACCCCATGGTGGGGACGCACGACGACCGGCTGATCTCGATCACCGAGACGCTCGCCGACCGCTTCGGCCGTTCCCTGGGCGAGTACGAGTACCAGATGCTCTACGGGATCCGCACCGACAAGCAGCAGGCCCTGGTCGGCGCCGGTCACACCATGCGCGTCTACATCCCTTACGGCGACGACTGGTACGGCTACTTCATGCGCCGCCTCGCCGAGCGTCCGGCGAACATCGCCTTCTTTCTTCGTGCCCTTGGAGGCAAGTGA
- a CDS encoding PucR family transcriptional regulator — protein MLQETVDEIAARLGASATLEDRSFQLLAYAAQSGDIDEVRQESILRRRATEEVRAYFEGYGIATAPGPVRIPEDAELGVLARVCVPLRHHGVTYGYLWLLDDGTLGGDALASVSDLVARVAAVLAQETRRRQDLGRNLRELFSPDADERSWALARLNVPGPVTAIAVRSSLDRVAALWTLPRGVLADPGLLVQGESLVALLAPAGQAWELAGRVQGMYGTAAGVGDARADPAQAWRSWREAVQALNVAGKVPALAPVAAWSDLGVYRTLAHLSPADLRELAEETAGLADDPELARTVEGYLDRAGHVQAAAAALGVHRQTLYYRLGKAERLTGRDLADGEDRLLVHLSLKAARLL, from the coding sequence GTGCTTCAGGAGACAGTCGACGAGATCGCCGCCAGGCTGGGTGCTTCCGCGACCCTGGAGGACCGCTCGTTCCAGCTCCTGGCCTATGCCGCGCAGAGCGGCGACATCGACGAGGTGCGGCAGGAGTCGATCCTGCGCCGCCGCGCGACGGAGGAGGTGCGGGCCTACTTCGAGGGGTACGGCATCGCGACCGCGCCCGGCCCCGTCCGCATCCCCGAGGACGCCGAGCTGGGCGTGCTGGCCCGGGTGTGCGTTCCGCTGCGGCACCACGGGGTGACCTACGGCTACCTGTGGCTGCTGGACGACGGCACGCTCGGCGGTGACGCCCTCGCCTCGGTGTCGGACCTGGTCGCCCGGGTCGCCGCCGTGCTCGCCCAGGAGACCCGCCGCCGCCAGGACCTGGGCAGGAACCTGCGGGAGCTGTTCTCCCCCGACGCCGACGAGCGCTCCTGGGCGCTGGCCCGGCTGAACGTGCCCGGCCCGGTGACGGCGATCGCCGTCCGCAGCTCGCTGGATCGGGTGGCCGCGCTCTGGACGCTGCCGCGCGGCGTGCTCGCCGACCCCGGGCTCCTCGTGCAGGGGGAGTCGCTGGTGGCCCTGCTCGCCCCGGCGGGCCAGGCCTGGGAGCTGGCCGGCCGGGTCCAGGGCATGTACGGCACGGCCGCCGGGGTCGGCGACGCCCGCGCCGATCCCGCGCAGGCCTGGCGGAGCTGGCGGGAGGCCGTACAGGCGCTCAACGTGGCCGGCAAGGTGCCCGCGCTCGCCCCGGTCGCGGCCTGGTCCGACCTCGGCGTCTACCGGACGCTCGCCCACCTGTCACCGGCCGATCTGCGCGAGCTGGCGGAGGAGACCGCCGGGCTGGCCGACGACCCCGAGCTGGCGAGGACCGTGGAGGGCTACCTCGACCGCGCCGGTCACGTCCAGGCGGCCGCCGCGGCGCTCGGCGTGCACCGCCAGACGCTCTACTACCGGCTGGGCAAGGCCGAGCGGCTCACCGGCCGCGACCTGGCCGACGGCGAGGACCGGCTGCTGGTCCACCTCAGCCTCAAGGCGGCCCGCCTGCTCTAG